One Helicobacter kayseriensis genomic region harbors:
- a CDS encoding DUF302 domain-containing protein — MFRGLMIMMICIGLANAQMISEFDFQTTLQKLKQNIQTRGGIIFAEFDHSKNAQEVNLKLDPTVVVVFGNPKAGTLLMQENQAIGLELPLRIAVYQKEGKVFVSAIDIQELAQRYQIKNQKLIEKIKQMMQAILRDSTQKSQ; from the coding sequence ATGTTCCGTGGATTGATGATTATGATGATTTGTATTGGATTGGCAAATGCCCAAATGATCAGTGAATTTGATTTTCAAACAACTTTGCAAAAATTGAAGCAAAATATTCAAACAAGAGGGGGGATAATTTTTGCAGAATTTGATCATTCTAAAAACGCACAAGAAGTCAATTTAAAGCTTGATCCTACTGTTGTAGTTGTTTTTGGGAATCCAAAGGCTGGGACTTTGCTGATGCAAGAAAATCAAGCAATTGGATTAGAGTTGCCTTTGCGAATCGCGGTTTATCAAAAAGAAGGAAAGGTATTTGTTTCTGCAATCGATATTCAAGAGCTTGCTCAGCGATATCAGATCAAAAACCAAAAACTTATTGAAAAAATCAAGCAAATGATGCAAGCTATCCTTAGAGATTCAACTCAAAAATCCCAATAA
- the gatB gene encoding Asp-tRNA(Asn)/Glu-tRNA(Gln) amidotransferase subunit GatB — protein sequence MKFETVIGLEVHVQLNTQTKIFCSCATSFGEDPNINVCPTCLGLPGALPVLNREAVKKAISFAKAVDATINQNSIFARKNYFYPDLPKAYQISQFEIPIVEKGKIEIEVCGEKKVIGITRAHLEEDAGKNIHEGEISKVDLNRACTPLLEIVSEPDMSSADEAIAYLKKLHSIVRFIGISDANMQEGSFRCDANVSIRPKGDKKLYTRVEIKNLNSFKFISKAIEYEVERQIEAWEDGVYEREVVQETRLFDTNKGVTRSMRGKEEAADYRYFADPDLLPVFIDEALMQEGMQIKELPDEKKERYVRDFGIKESDAEVLISSLELSEYFEKMLEYGASPKGSVTWLTTELLGRLKGEINIMNCGISSEMLATLVKRISEEKISGKSAKEILDVLVEQKGGDVDHLIVSMGLEQVNDDTMILQVINEVLKSNADKVEEYKSGKDKLFGFFVGQVMKNAKGASPARVNQLLKEKI from the coding sequence ATGAAATTTGAAACTGTTATTGGACTTGAAGTTCATGTTCAACTCAATACACAAACTAAAATCTTTTGTTCTTGTGCTACTTCTTTTGGAGAAGATCCAAATATAAATGTATGTCCTACTTGTTTGGGTCTTCCTGGTGCATTACCGGTTTTAAATCGTGAAGCGGTGAAAAAGGCGATTTCATTTGCTAAAGCTGTGGATGCAACAATCAACCAAAATTCTATCTTTGCGCGCAAAAATTATTTTTATCCTGATTTACCCAAAGCTTATCAAATCAGTCAATTTGAAATTCCCATTGTAGAGAAAGGAAAAATTGAGATTGAGGTTTGTGGTGAGAAAAAAGTGATTGGCATCACTCGCGCTCATCTTGAAGAGGATGCGGGAAAGAATATTCATGAGGGAGAAATATCAAAAGTTGATCTAAATCGAGCTTGCACCCCATTGCTTGAAATTGTCAGTGAGCCAGATATGAGTAGTGCAGATGAAGCGATTGCTTACCTTAAGAAGCTTCACTCTATTGTGCGTTTTATTGGAATCTCAGATGCTAATATGCAAGAAGGAAGTTTTCGTTGCGATGCAAATGTATCCATTCGTCCAAAGGGGGATAAAAAACTTTATACAAGAGTAGAGATTAAAAATCTTAATAGTTTTAAGTTTATTTCCAAGGCAATTGAATATGAGGTAGAGAGACAAATTGAGGCTTGGGAAGATGGTGTTTATGAGAGAGAAGTGGTGCAAGAGACACGCTTGTTTGATACAAATAAGGGCGTAACACGATCAATGAGAGGGAAAGAAGAGGCTGCAGATTATCGTTATTTTGCTGATCCAGATTTGTTGCCTGTTTTTATTGATGAGGCATTGATGCAAGAGGGAATGCAAATCAAAGAATTGCCCGATGAAAAGAAAGAGCGATATGTGCGTGATTTTGGAATCAAAGAAAGCGATGCTGAGGTTTTAATCAGTTCTTTAGAGCTAAGTGAGTATTTTGAAAAGATGCTTGAATATGGAGCCAGTCCAAAAGGATCTGTAACTTGGCTTACAACAGAGCTTTTGGGAAGATTAAAGGGGGAAATCAATATTATGAATTGCGGAATTTCTAGCGAGATGTTGGCAACCTTAGTCAAGCGCATCAGTGAGGAAAAAATTAGTGGAAAAAGTGCAAAAGAGATTCTAGATGTTTTGGTTGAGCAAAAGGGAGGAGATGTGGATCATTTGATTGTTTCAATGGGATTGGAGCAAGTGAATGATGATACAATGATTTTGCAAGTGATTAACGAGGTGCTGAAGAGTAATGCTGACAAAGTCGAAGAATACAAAAGCGGAAAAGACAAGTTGTTTGGATTCTTCGTTGGGCAAGTGATGAAGAATGCCAAAGGAGCAAGTCCAGCAAGAGTTAATCAACTGCTAAAGGAAAAAATTTAG
- a CDS encoding outer membrane beta-barrel protein, which translates to MWGINYNITPSDARGGRYANQNPSGRVNSSVAPAPNQASSHRSQLGVKIQPSSQSASRVSSPVDISIKQQNLPTQNQSKLNRPNVVVLPPVSQSAQSQKNRDQLNIRVYPPVFGNDTRNTQNVIVPSIGQSRPITQDMMFQKTQPYKMKLPPRKKQVVKVQAPPPQPQNIVEYEGEDIEPLFVRNRNGVMVGAGIGGSVDRLWVSGNGGNARFYDGAFAYFFRLGYQFYFTKYLGIRAYAHLGDWSNQFSETFFDGERNVVVDAKMSLNFNFYAELLYDFVVLENHSFGVFGGFGIGVGYGEFSNDGTETISEYYGIPSLSLGFAYTLFENNRFELESKIPLRSEILKTQWRSELSTWLIGVSYTYIF; encoded by the coding sequence ATGTGGGGAATTAACTACAATATTACTCCATCTGATGCAAGGGGCGGAAGATATGCAAATCAAAATCCTTCAGGAAGAGTTAATTCATCGGTTGCTCCAGCACCTAATCAGGCATCATCTCATCGATCTCAGCTTGGAGTTAAGATTCAGCCAAGCTCTCAGAGTGCTTCAAGAGTATCATCTCCTGTAGATATTTCTATTAAGCAGCAAAATCTTCCCACGCAAAATCAATCAAAACTGAATCGACCCAATGTTGTTGTTTTGCCTCCAGTGTCACAATCTGCTCAATCACAGAAAAATCGAGATCAGCTCAACATCAGAGTATATCCTCCAGTATTTGGAAATGATACAAGAAATACCCAAAATGTCATTGTTCCAAGTATTGGGCAATCGCGTCCAATCACACAGGATATGATGTTTCAAAAAACGCAACCCTATAAGATGAAGCTTCCTCCGCGTAAAAAGCAAGTTGTAAAAGTACAGGCTCCTCCACCGCAACCTCAAAATATTGTAGAGTATGAGGGGGAAGATATTGAACCATTATTTGTGCGTAATCGCAATGGAGTTATGGTTGGTGCAGGGATTGGTGGAAGTGTTGATCGATTGTGGGTAAGTGGGAATGGAGGAAATGCGAGATTCTATGATGGTGCTTTTGCATATTTTTTCCGATTGGGATATCAATTTTACTTTACAAAATATTTGGGAATCAGAGCCTATGCGCATTTGGGGGATTGGTCAAATCAATTTTCTGAAACATTTTTTGATGGAGAGAGAAATGTTGTTGTTGATGCGAAAATGAGTCTCAATTTTAATTTTTATGCTGAATTGCTTTATGATTTTGTAGTTTTAGAAAATCATAGTTTTGGGGTTTTTGGTGGTTTTGGAATAGGGGTGGGTTATGGAGAATTTAGCAATGATGGGACAGAAACAATCAGTGAATATTATGGTATCCCCTCTCTTTCTTTGGGATTTGCCTATACGCTTTTTGAAAACAATCGATTTGAATTGGAGAGCAAAATACCTTTGCGATCAGAGATTTTGAAAACCCAATGGAGAAGTGAGCTTTCTACTTGGTTGATTGGGGTGAGTTATACATATATCTTTTAG
- the gap gene encoding type I glyceraldehyde-3-phosphate dehydrogenase, whose amino-acid sequence MKIALNGFGRLGRSIARVILQTPNVKLVKINDIASWEILCYLFQRDSVHGQLQHEVQLQEGWLQIGDHKIELLNAKDSQELDFGEVDVVIEASGKFLSQEAIAHHLDKGARRVILSAPSVDDMPTFVLGVNHHGYSGEKIISNASCTTNAIAPICKILDDHIGIESGILTTIHSYTSDQNLLDNAHRSDKRRSRAAGINIIPTSTGSARALHRVLPRLREKMHGHSVRVPVADVSMIDLNIALSQNVQIDYIQHLFENYAQNKMKDILGIDDNYGVSSDFIGNPLSVILAKDLSFVLAGKHLKVMGWYDNEWGYANRIVEMAQWICE is encoded by the coding sequence TTGAAGATAGCATTAAATGGATTTGGGAGGCTTGGTCGAAGCATTGCAAGGGTGATTTTACAGACTCCAAATGTTAAGCTAGTAAAGATCAATGATATTGCATCATGGGAAATCCTTTGTTATTTATTTCAAAGAGACAGTGTGCATGGGCAATTGCAGCATGAAGTGCAACTGCAAGAAGGGTGGTTACAAATTGGGGATCACAAAATTGAACTTTTGAATGCGAAAGATTCTCAAGAACTTGATTTTGGAGAAGTGGATGTTGTAATTGAGGCAAGTGGAAAATTTCTATCACAAGAGGCAATTGCGCATCATTTGGATAAGGGAGCTAGAAGAGTTATTCTTTCTGCACCATCTGTGGATGATATGCCAACATTTGTTTTGGGAGTCAATCATCATGGTTACTCAGGAGAGAAGATTATCTCTAATGCTTCTTGCACAACAAACGCAATTGCACCTATTTGCAAGATTTTAGATGATCATATTGGGATTGAAAGTGGAATTTTGACAACAATTCATTCTTATACAAGCGATCAGAATCTGCTTGATAATGCCCATCGAAGCGATAAGAGACGAAGTAGGGCAGCAGGTATCAACATTATTCCTACAAGCACAGGATCAGCAAGGGCTTTGCATAGAGTTTTGCCACGATTGAGGGAAAAAATGCATGGTCATAGCGTACGTGTTCCTGTGGCAGATGTTTCGATGATTGATCTGAATATAGCTCTTTCTCAGAATGTGCAGATAGATTATATTCAGCATCTTTTTGAAAATTATGCGCAAAACAAAATGAAAGATATTTTGGGAATTGATGATAACTATGGGGTTTCGAGTGATTTTATCGGAAATCCTCTAAGTGTGATTTTGGCCAAAGATTTAAGTTTTGTGCTTGCTGGAAAACATCTTAAAGTTATGGGGTGGTATGACAATGAGTGGGGATATGCAAATCGAATTGTTGAAATGGCTCAGTGGATATGCGAGTAA
- a CDS encoding Bax inhibitor-1/YccA family protein, protein MGLYDREYTQSYDRTQALDNALVSFVKTTYKIFAGSLLLGTLGALLGFMFFEVTIAYRWAFFIAELVAFFGLMFSRGKPGLNLLMLFAFTTLSGITLVPLLSFVITQSGVGAVAQALGMTTIIFGVMSIYAIKTKNDLANMGKMLFIALIVVFVCSIVNIFLGSPALQTIIAGVGAVLFSLYVAYDTQNIIKGAYQSPVDAAVSLYLDFLNIFVSLLQLFGLLGNNRE, encoded by the coding sequence ATGGGTCTTTATGATCGAGAGTATACGCAATCTTATGATCGTACTCAAGCGCTTGATAATGCTCTTGTAAGCTTTGTCAAAACAACATACAAAATCTTTGCAGGAAGCCTTTTGCTTGGAACATTGGGGGCTCTTTTAGGCTTTATGTTTTTTGAAGTCACCATTGCCTATCGATGGGCTTTTTTTATTGCTGAACTTGTGGCATTTTTTGGATTAATGTTTTCAAGAGGCAAGCCAGGTCTCAATCTCTTGATGCTTTTTGCATTTACAACATTAAGCGGTATTACATTGGTTCCATTATTGAGCTTTGTAATCACTCAAAGTGGTGTTGGAGCAGTTGCTCAAGCTCTTGGCATGACAACAATCATCTTTGGGGTTATGAGTATTTATGCAATCAAAACAAAAAATGATCTTGCTAATATGGGCAAAATGCTTTTTATTGCTTTAATTGTTGTCTTTGTTTGCTCAATTGTCAATATTTTCTTAGGCTCACCTGCACTTCAAACTATCATTGCAGGAGTAGGAGCAGTTTTATTTAGTCTGTATGTTGCTTATGATACGCAAAATATTATAAAGGGAGCATATCAAAGTCCTGTAGATGCAGCGGTTTCGTTATATCTAGACTTTCTTAATATTTTCGTTTCACTTTTGCAGCTCTTTGGGCTTTTGGGGAACAATCGAGAATAA